Proteins from a genomic interval of Neodiprion lecontei isolate iyNeoLeco1 chromosome 2, iyNeoLeco1.1, whole genome shotgun sequence:
- the LOC107222299 gene encoding adenylate cyclase type 2 isoform X4, which translates to MPIYRAASQGNNTPAVRPAYATHTLLACYVFLPLTENLHAFLLGMTATLCHLVSLALVTYKDERYLLGKLVPDAIYFICVNGLGLYFRFMNEVIIRRSFLDRRKCVESTLKLNYEKEQEEQLTRSILPQHIAAQIKKDFRNIFKFMEEHNTIKQKTPYNDLYVETHKNVSILYADVVNFSGLTVTLPVQKLVETLNDLFGSFDEASEKHNVLRIKFLGDCYYCVSGVPNPNAHHAKSCVDLGLDMIQIIRKVRELRGLDVDMRIGVHSGTIISGIIGANKWQYDVWSRDVVIANKMEQTGRAGKVHVTQQTLNLLDVNQYNCTPVESVNNETLNKYKIKTYLLTPSPSPLLISHDRDSFENSENLLTPDGTESRVYLKARRSSARPSISFSAKNKTRSQPVANGHADVTVGTFRRRTAFMGTNLRQYQQMLKTADAHMETAIQQMPLSKFELFSRQWFKAEHLNPFFLTFHDLTWELPFMRESDPLFKFYVSCAGLVLVCMGFMTLVPSLTQSAWHVSTGIAYGIAMAFLVLLLPFTWLHYAWTRWKDPHEEQEGHVPQPENKLLLFMYQTSVKVVWSTLLRTCLYLVITILLAACAMVDMVVECENVDYLALNNITSSITAIGASDVECNTPQWQMTQTCSLAILMSFLFLRIHFCLKLIIGCSIMGFYTWNIWVFRSALFQSGESWNPQLEPRVAHILSVVFLTFSLHIIDRQAEYLNRLDYQWKRQLTKEQDEAFHTRNANKMLLRNILPEHVAEFYLNTNRNEEQLYHKPYDTVAVMFASLTELSMDETDLTEKNILIILNQIICEFDKLLFQQSFLRVEKIKVAGTTYMAACGLDAGHRDSLRSSGSGSLDEDGESDGERKPGEYRLYHEQEHVVTVMTRFAAQMMHVLDGINREKISNIEPYKLRIGISHGEVTAGVVGAQKPLYDIWGDAVNMASRMDTTGVPGKIQVTKETAALLEQQGVKCELRGDTYVKPKGLVTTYFVAVNDRRQIQRLESIQETRL; encoded by the exons ATGCCTATTTACCGCGCCGCGAGCCAAGGCAACAACACTCCGGCGGTAAG GCCGGCATACGCGACCCACACGCTTTTGGCCTGCTACGTATTTCTACCGTTGACGGAAAACCTGCACGCTTTTCTTCTCGGCATGACGGCCACCCTCTGTCACCTGGTCAGCCTGGCACTGGTCACGTACAAAGACGAGAGGTATCTACTTGGCAAG TTGGTACCGGACGCGATTTACTTCATATGCGTAAACGGGCTGGGACTTTATTTCCGTTTCATGAACGAGGTCATAATCAGAAGGTCGTTCCTTGATAGGCGGAAATGCGTCGAATCAACGTTGAAGCTAAACTACGAGAAGGAACAAGAG GAACAGCTAACGCGGAGTATATTGCCGCAGCACATTGCGGCACAGATAAAAAAGGACTTCAGAAACATATTCAAGTTCATGGAGGAGCACAACACGATAAAACAGAAGACACCCTACaa CGATCTCTACGTGGAAACGCACAAGAACGTGAGCATTTTGTACGCAgacgttgtaaatttttccGGTCTGACGGTAACCCTGCCAGTTCAAAAGCTCGTCGAGACTCTGAACGATCTTTTCGGCAGCTTTGACGAGGCGTCGGAAAAACACAACGTTCTGCGTATCAAGTTCCTTGGAGATTGTTACTACTGCGTTAGCGGCGTGCCAAACCCGAACGCCCATCACGCAAAAAGCTGCGTCGACCTCG GTCTGGACATGATCCAGATAATCCGAAAGGTGCGAGAACTGCGAGGTCTCGACGTAGACATGAGAATCGGAGTTCACTCGGGTACGATAATATCCGGTATCATCGGGGCGAACAAATGGCAATACGACGTCTGGTCCCGCGACGTCGTAATAGCGAATAAAATGGAGCAAACTGGTAGAGCGGGAAAGGTTCACGTTACCCAACAGACCCTGAACCTGCTGGACGTAAACCAGTACAATTGCACGCCGGTAGAATCCGTCAACAACGAGACCCTCAACAAGTACAAGATAAAAACGTACCTCCTTACGCCGTCGCCATCGCCTCTTCTAATTTCCCATGATCGCGATTCGTTTGAG AACAGCGAGAACCTCTTGACACCGGATGGGACAGAGTCCAGAGTCTACCTTAAGGCCCGAAGATCAAGCGCAAGACCCAGCATTTCATTTTCAGCGAAAAACAAGACCAGGAGTCAGCCAGTCGCTAATGGACACGCCGATGTCACCGTCGGCACGTTTCGGAGGCGAACCGCCTTCATGGGAACCAATTTACGACAGTATCAGCAAATGCTCAAGACAGCCGACGCTCATATGGAAACTGCGATACAACAGATGCCGCTGAGCAAATTCGA ACTGTTTTCCAGGCAATGGTTCAAAGCCGAGCACCTGAACCCGTTTTTCCTAACGTTTCACGACTTGACCTGGGAGTTGCCGTTCATGCGAGAATCCGACCCGCTGTTCAAATTCTACGTGAGCTGTGCCGGATTGGTTTTGGTCTGCATGGGTTTCATGACTTTGGTACCGAGTCTAACGCAGTCGGC ATGGCACGTAAGCACGGGAATCGCTTACGGAATAGCTATGGCATTCCTAGTCTTGTTATTGCCTTTCACGTGGCTCCATTACGCTTGGACAAGGTGGAAGGACCCTCACGAAGAACAGGAGGGTCACGTTCCCCAGCCTGAGAATAAACTGCTACTATTTATGTATCAGACAAGCGTCAAG GTTGTCTGGAGCACTCTTTTACGAACCTGTCTCTACCTGGTGATCACAATTCTATTGGCAGCCTGTGCCATGGTGGACATGGTG GTGGAATGCGAAAACGTGGATTACCTCGCCCTGAACAACATCACCTCGAGCATAACAGCGATCGGAGCATCTGACGTAGAGTGCAACACACCGCAATGG cAAATGACTCAGACGTGTTCGCTGGCAATATTGATGAGCTTTCTCTTCCTACGAATACACTTTTGCCTCAAGCTCATAATCGGATGCTCGATAATGGGCTTCTACACTTGGAACATCTGGGTATTCAGATCGGCCCTGTTTCAG TCGGGCGAATCGTGGAACCCGCAATTGGAACCCAGAGTGGCTCACATTCTGAGCGTCGTTTTCCTCACATTTTCATTGCACATAATCGACCGTCAG GCAGAGTACCTGAACAGACTTGACTACCAGTGGAAACGGCAGCTGACAAAAGAACAGGACGAGGCATTCCACACGCGAAATGCTAACAAAATGTTGCTGAGAAACATCCTTCCGGAGCACGTCG CCGAGTTTTACTTGAACACTAATCGAAACGAGGAACAACTCTATCACAAACCGTACGACACGGTAGCAGTGATGTTTGCATCGCTGACCGAATTGTCGATGGACGAAACGGAcctgacagaaaaaaatattctcattaTTCTGAACCAGATAATTTGCGAATTCGACAAATTACTGTTCCAGCAGAGTTTTCTGAGAGTAGAGAAAATCAAAGTGGCTG GAACGACGTACATGGCGGCCTGCGGTCTGGACGCAGGTCACAGGGACTCCCTAAGGAGTTCAGGATCGGGAAGCCTGGACGAGGACGGCGAATCGGACGGGGAAAGAAAGCCGGGAGAGTATCGGCTCTACCACGAGCAAGAACACGTCGTAACAGTCATGACTAGATTCGCGGCCCAAATGATGCACGTCCTCGACGGTATCAACAGGGAGAAAATATCGAACATCGAACCGTACAA ACTGAGGATCGGCATTTCGCACGGAGAAGTGACAGCCGGTGTGGTTGGAGCGCAAAAACCGCTTTACGACATCTGGGGAGATGCTGTGAACATGGCCTCGAGAATGGACACTACCGGAGTCCCGGGAAAAATTCAG GTAACGAAGGAAACTGCAGCCTTGTTGGAGCAACAGGGTGTCAAGTGCGAATTGCGGGGAGACACGTACGTGAAACCAAAGGGTTTGGTAACGACTTATTTCGTCGCGGTGAACGATCGTCGGCAAATTCAAAGATTGGAATCGATACAGGAGACAAGATTGTGA
- the LOC107222299 gene encoding adenylate cyclase type 2 isoform X5: protein MTATLCHLVSLALVTYKDERYLLGKLVPDAIYFICVNGLGLYFRFMNEVIIRRSFLDRRKCVESTLKLNYEKEQEEQLTRSILPQHIAAQIKKDFRNIFKFMEEHNTIKQKTPYNDLYVETHKNVSILYADVVNFSGLTVTLPVQKLVETLNDLFGSFDEASEKHNVLRIKFLGDCYYCVSGVPNPNAHHAKSCVDLGLDMIQIIRKVRELRGLDVDMRIGVHSGTIISGIIGANKWQYDVWSRDVVIANKMEQTGRAGKVHVTQQTLNLLDVNQYNCTPVESVNNETLNKYKIKTYLLTPSPSPLLISHDRDSFENSENLLTPDGTESRVYLKARRSSARPSISFSAKNKTRSQPVANGHADVTVGTFRRRTAFMGTNLRQYQQMLKTADAHMETAIQQMPLSKFELFSRQWFKAEHLNPFFLTFHDLTWELPFMRESDPLFKFYVSCAGLVLVCMGFMTLVPSLTQSAWHVSTGIAYGIAMAFLVLLLPFTWLHYAWTRWKDPHEEQEGHVPQPENKLLLFMYQTSVKVVWSTLLRTCLYLVITILLAACAMVDMVVECENVDYLALNNITSSITAIGASDVECNTPQWQMTQTCSLAILMSFLFLRIHFCLKLIIGCSIMGFYTWNIWVFRSALFQSGESWNPQLEPRVAHILSVVFLTFSLHIIDRQAEYLNRLDYQWKRQLTKEQDEAFHTRNANKMLLRNILPEHVAEFYLNTNRNEEQLYHKPYDTVAVMFASLTELSMDETDLTEKNILIILNQIICEFDKLLFQQSFLRVEKIKVAGTTYMAACGLDAGHRDSLRSSGSGSLDEDGESDGERKPGEYRLYHEQEHVVTVMTRFAAQMMHVLDGINREKISNIEPYKLRIGISHGEVTAGVVGAQKPLYDIWGDAVNMASRMDTTGVPGKIQVTKETAALLEQQGVKCELRGDTYVKPKGLVTTYFVAVNDRRQIQRLESIQETRL, encoded by the exons ATGACGGCCACCCTCTGTCACCTGGTCAGCCTGGCACTGGTCACGTACAAAGACGAGAGGTATCTACTTGGCAAG TTGGTACCGGACGCGATTTACTTCATATGCGTAAACGGGCTGGGACTTTATTTCCGTTTCATGAACGAGGTCATAATCAGAAGGTCGTTCCTTGATAGGCGGAAATGCGTCGAATCAACGTTGAAGCTAAACTACGAGAAGGAACAAGAG GAACAGCTAACGCGGAGTATATTGCCGCAGCACATTGCGGCACAGATAAAAAAGGACTTCAGAAACATATTCAAGTTCATGGAGGAGCACAACACGATAAAACAGAAGACACCCTACaa CGATCTCTACGTGGAAACGCACAAGAACGTGAGCATTTTGTACGCAgacgttgtaaatttttccGGTCTGACGGTAACCCTGCCAGTTCAAAAGCTCGTCGAGACTCTGAACGATCTTTTCGGCAGCTTTGACGAGGCGTCGGAAAAACACAACGTTCTGCGTATCAAGTTCCTTGGAGATTGTTACTACTGCGTTAGCGGCGTGCCAAACCCGAACGCCCATCACGCAAAAAGCTGCGTCGACCTCG GTCTGGACATGATCCAGATAATCCGAAAGGTGCGAGAACTGCGAGGTCTCGACGTAGACATGAGAATCGGAGTTCACTCGGGTACGATAATATCCGGTATCATCGGGGCGAACAAATGGCAATACGACGTCTGGTCCCGCGACGTCGTAATAGCGAATAAAATGGAGCAAACTGGTAGAGCGGGAAAGGTTCACGTTACCCAACAGACCCTGAACCTGCTGGACGTAAACCAGTACAATTGCACGCCGGTAGAATCCGTCAACAACGAGACCCTCAACAAGTACAAGATAAAAACGTACCTCCTTACGCCGTCGCCATCGCCTCTTCTAATTTCCCATGATCGCGATTCGTTTGAG AACAGCGAGAACCTCTTGACACCGGATGGGACAGAGTCCAGAGTCTACCTTAAGGCCCGAAGATCAAGCGCAAGACCCAGCATTTCATTTTCAGCGAAAAACAAGACCAGGAGTCAGCCAGTCGCTAATGGACACGCCGATGTCACCGTCGGCACGTTTCGGAGGCGAACCGCCTTCATGGGAACCAATTTACGACAGTATCAGCAAATGCTCAAGACAGCCGACGCTCATATGGAAACTGCGATACAACAGATGCCGCTGAGCAAATTCGA ACTGTTTTCCAGGCAATGGTTCAAAGCCGAGCACCTGAACCCGTTTTTCCTAACGTTTCACGACTTGACCTGGGAGTTGCCGTTCATGCGAGAATCCGACCCGCTGTTCAAATTCTACGTGAGCTGTGCCGGATTGGTTTTGGTCTGCATGGGTTTCATGACTTTGGTACCGAGTCTAACGCAGTCGGC ATGGCACGTAAGCACGGGAATCGCTTACGGAATAGCTATGGCATTCCTAGTCTTGTTATTGCCTTTCACGTGGCTCCATTACGCTTGGACAAGGTGGAAGGACCCTCACGAAGAACAGGAGGGTCACGTTCCCCAGCCTGAGAATAAACTGCTACTATTTATGTATCAGACAAGCGTCAAG GTTGTCTGGAGCACTCTTTTACGAACCTGTCTCTACCTGGTGATCACAATTCTATTGGCAGCCTGTGCCATGGTGGACATGGTG GTGGAATGCGAAAACGTGGATTACCTCGCCCTGAACAACATCACCTCGAGCATAACAGCGATCGGAGCATCTGACGTAGAGTGCAACACACCGCAATGG cAAATGACTCAGACGTGTTCGCTGGCAATATTGATGAGCTTTCTCTTCCTACGAATACACTTTTGCCTCAAGCTCATAATCGGATGCTCGATAATGGGCTTCTACACTTGGAACATCTGGGTATTCAGATCGGCCCTGTTTCAG TCGGGCGAATCGTGGAACCCGCAATTGGAACCCAGAGTGGCTCACATTCTGAGCGTCGTTTTCCTCACATTTTCATTGCACATAATCGACCGTCAG GCAGAGTACCTGAACAGACTTGACTACCAGTGGAAACGGCAGCTGACAAAAGAACAGGACGAGGCATTCCACACGCGAAATGCTAACAAAATGTTGCTGAGAAACATCCTTCCGGAGCACGTCG CCGAGTTTTACTTGAACACTAATCGAAACGAGGAACAACTCTATCACAAACCGTACGACACGGTAGCAGTGATGTTTGCATCGCTGACCGAATTGTCGATGGACGAAACGGAcctgacagaaaaaaatattctcattaTTCTGAACCAGATAATTTGCGAATTCGACAAATTACTGTTCCAGCAGAGTTTTCTGAGAGTAGAGAAAATCAAAGTGGCTG GAACGACGTACATGGCGGCCTGCGGTCTGGACGCAGGTCACAGGGACTCCCTAAGGAGTTCAGGATCGGGAAGCCTGGACGAGGACGGCGAATCGGACGGGGAAAGAAAGCCGGGAGAGTATCGGCTCTACCACGAGCAAGAACACGTCGTAACAGTCATGACTAGATTCGCGGCCCAAATGATGCACGTCCTCGACGGTATCAACAGGGAGAAAATATCGAACATCGAACCGTACAA ACTGAGGATCGGCATTTCGCACGGAGAAGTGACAGCCGGTGTGGTTGGAGCGCAAAAACCGCTTTACGACATCTGGGGAGATGCTGTGAACATGGCCTCGAGAATGGACACTACCGGAGTCCCGGGAAAAATTCAG GTAACGAAGGAAACTGCAGCCTTGTTGGAGCAACAGGGTGTCAAGTGCGAATTGCGGGGAGACACGTACGTGAAACCAAAGGGTTTGGTAACGACTTATTTCGTCGCGGTGAACGATCGTCGGCAAATTCAAAGATTGGAATCGATACAGGAGACAAGATTGTGA